A window from Thermoanaerobaculales bacterium encodes these proteins:
- a CDS encoding cytidine/deoxycytidylate deaminase family protein — protein MQRVSWDRYFMNLAVQVATRSTCPRKSVGAVIVRDKTILSTGYNGSIRGAPHCSEAGCLMENDHCIRTVHAEANALVQAARHGVRLEDAEIYVTASPCFNCFKLIANAGIRTVYYGEFYRDDRVLEFARDAGIELVHLGVENGQPIASHR, from the coding sequence ATGCAACGCGTCAGCTGGGACCGTTACTTCATGAATCTCGCCGTGCAGGTGGCCACGCGGTCGACCTGCCCGCGCAAGAGCGTCGGGGCGGTCATCGTACGCGACAAGACGATCCTCTCCACCGGCTACAACGGGTCGATCCGCGGCGCGCCGCACTGCTCCGAGGCCGGCTGCCTGATGGAGAACGACCACTGCATCCGGACGGTCCACGCCGAGGCCAATGCTCTCGTTCAGGCCGCCCGGCATGGGGTCCGGCTCGAGGACGCCGAGATCTACGTCACCGCCTCGCCCTGCTTCAACTGCTTCAAGCTGATCGCCAACGCCGGCATCAGGACCGTCTACTACGGTGAGTTCTACCGCGACGACAGGGTGCTGGAGTTCGCGCGCGACGCGGGCATCGAGCTGGTCCATCTGGGCGTCGAGAACGGCCAGCCCATCGCCTCCCACCGATGA
- a CDS encoding PilZ domain-containing protein — translation MRERRRSPRFQADQEIYARIKSSIPVKIVDVSGHGMMVESSSAVPPAGACDLWLPGDNGDVKLRVRVQRSRAQFINGVNGNRGLVYRSGLEFLEVDEAARAALESILRQLGGDLESCARVVATVSAVSDEDESSFRASEVV, via the coding sequence ATGCGCGAACGACGCCGCAGCCCACGGTTCCAGGCAGATCAGGAGATCTACGCCCGGATCAAGTCGTCGATCCCGGTCAAGATCGTCGACGTGTCTGGTCACGGGATGATGGTCGAGTCGAGCTCCGCGGTGCCTCCGGCGGGCGCCTGCGACCTCTGGCTGCCGGGCGACAACGGCGACGTCAAGCTCCGGGTCCGCGTCCAGCGCAGCCGCGCACAGTTCATCAACGGGGTCAACGGCAATCGCGGGCTGGTCTACCGCTCGGGCCTCGAATTCCTCGAGGTGGACGAGGCTGCGCGCGCCGCTCTCGAGTCGATCCTGCGCCAGCTCGGCGGCGACCTCGAGAGCTGCGCCCGGGTGGTCGCGACGGTGAGCGCCGTCAGCGACGAGGACGAATCGAGCTTCCGCGCGTCCGAGGTCGTCTAG
- a CDS encoding serine protease — translation MRTTHRSVSKVLAVLAVIGVALAAPAVATADDAPAVGPTVAGEVAPIDVKAGYSHQNSELRVVSHPGASIIFVHLVDLTLAPGVELVISDADKTTSHPYPGSGFSTDATPGKWAFGVPGDTALLELRVADPALARDLAGSGFQVDAYAWGYPVGGLESVCGADDRDDVECYAASHPTEYERSHAVARHYRIESPYVYLCTAWRVDPGDKMFTNEHCIEQASWLAASQFHFNYERAECHGTTNKPVTTVTGNTLLLNNPTFDFALFTINNPAAVEQFGYLELDPRTPVLHEEIYMAGHPDGNPKIFALESDMNTSGYCEIDAVGHPLIGPTDSGYYCDTSGGQSGSPVLARSTHKVIAIHHASYATCTGNQMNAGVRMQWIWNYVSPYFSGIFEDGFETGDMSAWSVTVP, via the coding sequence ATGCGCACGACCCATCGTTCCGTTTCGAAGGTCCTGGCCGTCCTCGCCGTGATCGGCGTCGCGCTGGCAGCGCCGGCAGTCGCCACCGCCGACGACGCGCCTGCGGTCGGCCCGACGGTGGCAGGGGAGGTCGCGCCGATCGACGTCAAGGCGGGATACTCGCACCAGAACTCCGAGCTCCGGGTGGTCTCCCATCCGGGCGCCTCGATCATCTTCGTCCACCTCGTCGACCTGACCCTGGCGCCGGGGGTCGAGCTCGTCATCTCCGACGCCGACAAGACGACCTCCCACCCCTACCCGGGCTCCGGCTTCTCGACCGACGCCACGCCGGGCAAGTGGGCCTTCGGGGTCCCCGGTGACACGGCGCTGCTCGAGCTGCGGGTGGCTGACCCCGCGCTCGCCCGCGACCTCGCGGGCTCCGGCTTCCAGGTCGACGCCTACGCCTGGGGCTACCCGGTGGGCGGGCTGGAGTCGGTGTGCGGCGCGGACGACCGGGACGACGTCGAGTGCTACGCCGCCAGCCACCCGACCGAGTACGAGCGGTCGCACGCGGTCGCCCGGCACTATCGGATCGAGTCGCCGTACGTCTACCTGTGCACCGCCTGGCGGGTCGACCCGGGTGACAAGATGTTCACCAACGAGCACTGCATCGAGCAGGCGAGCTGGCTCGCAGCCTCGCAGTTCCACTTCAACTACGAGCGCGCCGAGTGCCACGGCACCACCAACAAGCCGGTGACCACCGTGACCGGCAACACCCTGCTGCTCAACAACCCGACCTTCGACTTCGCGCTGTTCACCATCAACAACCCGGCGGCGGTCGAGCAGTTCGGCTACCTCGAGCTGGACCCCCGGACCCCGGTCCTCCACGAGGAGATCTACATGGCCGGCCACCCGGACGGCAACCCCAAGATCTTCGCCCTCGAAAGCGACATGAACACCAGCGGCTACTGCGAGATCGACGCGGTGGGCCACCCGCTGATCGGTCCCACCGACTCCGGCTACTACTGCGACACCTCCGGCGGCCAGTCAGGGTCGCCGGTGCTGGCCCGCTCGACCCACAAGGTGATTGCCATCCACCACGCGAGCTACGCGACCTGCACCGGCAACCAGATGAACGCCGGCGTGCGCATGCAGTGGATCTGGAACTACGTGTCGCCGTACTTCTCGGGGATCTTCGAGGACGGCTTCGAGACGGGCGACATGAGCGCGTGGAGCGTGACCGTTCCGTGA
- a CDS encoding glutamate-cysteine ligase family protein, with protein sequence MSTDDRRQALSRDEALARAGLIAFPERGDGPHPDQIGLEPEIFPIRRDRDGRPSGRLPLRGGARGGVLEIVDDLACSSPDLGGRQGGPVGPWEYPLREGGRLTFEPGGQIEHSTRVHPSARAALDDGRLVLGMLRRAFASHGVVLAAAGLDIWHGVDTVPQQLPFGRYTAQAAYYDRRGTAGRIMMRHTASLQINLDLGPEGVWQERWLAANLLSPLITASFACSPGDGWVSSRARAWQELDPSRSGFPAALVDGSADDPREQWAAAALAADVMLFRGRDGRWDPGSPGFSFGRWLDEGHEAHGWPTRADLDYHLTTLFLEVRPRGYLELRAGEQLPDCWRAAQVVLTSAALYDADARRAVIERMAPHRGRLPELWRRAARLGVADPELGELAAATWHGALRGAERMPDGWLSAECLGCARRFVDELTGRGLTPADRLRELHQDDPARSLAWAASESDSD encoded by the coding sequence TTGTCGACCGACGACCGACGCCAGGCTCTCTCCCGCGACGAGGCACTCGCCCGGGCCGGGTTGATCGCGTTTCCGGAGCGCGGCGACGGCCCGCACCCCGACCAAATCGGCCTGGAGCCGGAGATCTTCCCGATCCGCCGCGACCGTGATGGGCGGCCGTCGGGGCGTCTTCCGCTGCGCGGCGGCGCGCGCGGCGGGGTCCTCGAGATCGTCGACGACCTGGCGTGCTCGAGCCCGGACCTGGGTGGCCGCCAGGGCGGGCCGGTGGGACCGTGGGAGTATCCGCTCCGCGAGGGTGGCCGGCTGACCTTCGAGCCCGGCGGCCAGATCGAGCACTCGACGCGGGTCCACCCGTCGGCCCGCGCCGCCCTCGACGACGGCCGGCTGGTGCTGGGGATGCTGCGCCGCGCCTTCGCCTCGCACGGCGTGGTCCTCGCGGCGGCCGGACTCGACATCTGGCACGGCGTCGACACCGTACCGCAGCAGCTTCCCTTCGGCCGCTACACGGCGCAGGCGGCGTACTACGATCGCCGGGGCACCGCGGGCCGGATCATGATGCGCCACACCGCGAGCCTGCAGATCAACCTCGACCTCGGGCCGGAAGGGGTGTGGCAGGAGCGCTGGCTGGCGGCCAACCTGCTCAGCCCGCTGATCACCGCGAGCTTCGCGTGCTCGCCGGGCGACGGCTGGGTTTCCTCCCGGGCCCGCGCCTGGCAGGAGCTCGACCCCTCACGGAGCGGCTTCCCGGCCGCGCTGGTCGACGGCAGCGCCGACGATCCGCGCGAGCAGTGGGCCGCGGCTGCTCTGGCCGCCGACGTGATGCTGTTCCGCGGTCGGGACGGACGCTGGGACCCCGGGAGCCCTGGTTTCAGCTTCGGCAGGTGGCTCGACGAGGGCCACGAGGCCCATGGCTGGCCGACCCGGGCCGACCTCGACTACCACCTGACGACCCTGTTCCTCGAGGTGCGGCCGCGTGGCTATCTCGAGCTGCGCGCCGGCGAGCAGCTTCCCGACTGCTGGCGCGCCGCCCAGGTCGTGCTGACGAGCGCGGCGCTCTACGACGCCGACGCCCGCCGCGCGGTCATCGAGCGGATGGCTCCCCACCGCGGCCGGCTGCCCGAGCTGTGGCGGCGCGCCGCGCGGCTGGGGGTGGCCGATCCCGAGCTGGGTGAGCTCGCGGCTGCGACCTGGCACGGCGCGCTTCGCGGGGCCGAGCGGATGCCCGACGGGTGGTTGAGCGCCGAGTGCCTCGGCTGCGCGCGCCGTTTCGTCGACGAGCTCACCGGGCGCGGCTTGACGCCCGCCGACCGGCTGCGCGAGCTCCATCAGGACGACCCGGCGCGGTCGCTGGCTTGGGCGGCCTCGGAGTCCGACTCCGACTGA
- the ndk gene encoding nucleoside-diphosphate kinase: MTQRTLTIVKPDSVENGNVGNIIAHLEREGFRIVAARSLRLTQSQAGAFYAVHRERPFYGSLVAYMTSGPVWVMCLEREDAVHHLRAVMGATNPADAADGTIRAAYGSSIERNAIHGSDSLENAAIEVSFFFAASELV, translated from the coding sequence ATGACGCAGCGGACCTTGACCATCGTCAAGCCGGACTCGGTGGAGAACGGCAACGTCGGCAACATCATCGCCCACCTCGAGCGCGAGGGATTCCGGATCGTCGCCGCCCGCTCTCTGCGGCTGACCCAATCGCAGGCGGGAGCCTTCTACGCGGTGCACCGGGAGCGGCCCTTCTACGGGAGCCTGGTGGCCTACATGACCTCGGGGCCGGTGTGGGTGATGTGCCTCGAGCGCGAGGACGCCGTCCACCACCTGCGGGCGGTGATGGGCGCGACCAATCCGGCCGACGCGGCGGACGGCACCATCCGGGCTGCCTACGGCTCCTCCATCGAGCGCAACGCGATCCACGGCTCCGACTCGTTGGAGAACGCGGCGATCGAGGTCAGCTTCTTCTTCGCGGCGTCGGAGTTGGTGTAA
- the trmB gene encoding tRNA (guanosine(46)-N7)-methyltransferase TrmB yields MTDVDLDAVAVPLDWRELFGRDAPTDVEIGSGKGRFLLALAASRPERNLLAVERAGAYHKMCCERAAKHGLGNIRLLRTTAEDLLFRLLRPSSVDTLFVLFPDPWPKKRHHKRRLITLDSVAAMAGALRPGGRLLVKTDHAGYAAVIGEALAGERALRAIDAAPAFAELPVSGFEHKYLDQGRDIFAFACERV; encoded by the coding sequence ATGACCGACGTCGACCTCGACGCGGTCGCCGTCCCGCTCGACTGGCGCGAGCTGTTCGGGCGAGACGCGCCGACCGACGTCGAGATCGGCTCCGGCAAGGGCCGCTTCCTGCTTGCCCTCGCCGCCAGCCGTCCGGAGCGCAACCTGCTCGCCGTGGAGCGGGCAGGTGCGTACCACAAGATGTGCTGCGAGCGGGCCGCCAAGCATGGCCTGGGCAACATCCGGCTGCTGCGCACGACCGCCGAAGACCTCCTGTTCCGGCTGCTGCGCCCCTCGTCGGTCGACACCCTCTTCGTCCTGTTTCCCGACCCGTGGCCCAAGAAGCGGCACCACAAGCGGCGGCTGATCACGCTCGACAGCGTGGCCGCCATGGCCGGCGCGCTGCGTCCCGGCGGCAGGCTCCTGGTCAAGACCGACCACGCCGGCTACGCCGCCGTGATCGGCGAGGCGCTGGCGGGCGAGCGCGCGCTGCGCGCCATCGATGCCGCCCCCGCGTTCGCCGAGCTGCCGGTCAGCGGCTTCGAGCACAAGTACCTCGACCAGGGCCGCGACATCTTCGCCTTCGCCTGCGAGAGGGTTTGA
- the pgi gene encoding glucose-6-phosphate isomerase: protein MHRRSESTMVFDSEIDRLVRAGTPLTQTPPWRALAEHWEQARRLEMREAFAQDPARCQRFSVVLDGLLFDYSKNRVTEDTLRLLLALAEASGVREAAAAMVSGRLVNWTERRAALHVALRNRSNRPVMVDGRDVMPAVNGVLERMRRFSEAVRDGSWKGATGLPIRTVVHIGIGGSHLGPEMITQALRPFHDGPAVRFLSNVDATDFVETVRGLDPAETLFIVASKTFTTQETMTNAGTARQWLLDAMGDAAAVARHFAALSADREAVAAFGIDPGSMFELWDWVGGRYSSWSAIGLPVAIAVGFDRFEQLLEGGHAMDHHFLEAPLDRNIPVLMGLLGVWYGNFFGAASHAVLPYDEYLALLPSYLQQADMESNGKAVDRDGSRVDYQTGPIVWGEPGTNGQHAFFQLIHQGTRLVPCDFIGCARSHNPIGDHHQKLIANMIAQAEALMVGRTAAEARAGLARRGVAGDEAAALLPHLVFEGNRPSNTILLDELTPRTLGMLIAAYEHKIFTQGVIWRINSFDQWGVELGKALAAQVLDEERRLLAGEDVDLSRHDSSTAGLLRAFAEKAGR from the coding sequence ATGCACCGGCGATCGGAGTCGACGATGGTGTTCGACAGCGAGATCGACCGTCTCGTCCGGGCCGGCACCCCGCTGACCCAGACCCCGCCGTGGCGCGCGCTCGCCGAGCACTGGGAGCAGGCCCGCCGGCTCGAGATGCGGGAGGCGTTCGCGCAGGACCCGGCCCGCTGCCAGCGCTTTTCGGTCGTCCTCGACGGGCTGCTGTTCGACTACTCGAAGAACCGGGTCACCGAGGACACGCTCCGCCTGCTGCTCGCCCTCGCCGAGGCCTCGGGCGTGAGGGAGGCTGCCGCGGCCATGGTGAGCGGCCGGCTGGTCAACTGGACGGAGCGGCGCGCGGCGCTCCACGTTGCGCTGCGCAACCGGTCAAACCGCCCGGTCATGGTCGATGGCCGCGACGTGATGCCGGCGGTGAACGGGGTCCTCGAGCGGATGCGGCGGTTCAGCGAGGCGGTTCGCGACGGCTCGTGGAAGGGCGCGACCGGCCTGCCCATTCGGACCGTCGTCCACATCGGCATCGGCGGCTCGCACCTCGGACCCGAGATGATCACCCAGGCGCTGCGCCCGTTCCACGACGGGCCGGCGGTCCGCTTCCTCTCCAACGTCGACGCGACCGACTTCGTGGAGACGGTGCGCGGCCTCGACCCGGCCGAGACGCTCTTCATCGTGGCCTCCAAGACCTTCACCACCCAGGAGACGATGACCAACGCAGGCACCGCCAGGCAGTGGCTGCTCGACGCGATGGGGGACGCCGCGGCGGTGGCGCGCCACTTTGCCGCGCTGTCGGCCGACCGGGAGGCGGTGGCGGCGTTCGGCATCGACCCCGGCAGCATGTTCGAGCTCTGGGACTGGGTCGGCGGCCGCTACTCGAGCTGGTCGGCGATCGGGCTGCCGGTGGCGATCGCGGTCGGCTTCGACCGGTTCGAGCAGCTGCTCGAGGGTGGCCACGCGATGGACCACCACTTCCTCGAGGCCCCTCTCGATCGCAACATCCCGGTCCTGATGGGGCTGCTCGGCGTCTGGTACGGCAACTTCTTCGGCGCAGCCAGCCATGCGGTCCTGCCCTACGACGAGTACCTGGCCCTCCTGCCTTCCTACCTGCAGCAGGCCGACATGGAGTCGAACGGCAAGGCGGTCGACCGTGACGGGAGCCGGGTCGACTACCAGACCGGCCCGATCGTCTGGGGCGAGCCCGGCACCAATGGCCAGCACGCGTTCTTCCAGCTGATCCACCAGGGAACCCGGCTGGTGCCGTGCGACTTCATCGGCTGCGCGCGCTCGCACAACCCGATCGGCGACCACCACCAGAAGCTGATCGCGAACATGATCGCGCAGGCCGAGGCGCTGATGGTTGGCAGGACGGCCGCGGAGGCGCGGGCCGGGCTCGCGCGGCGCGGTGTCGCCGGGGACGAGGCTGCGGCGCTGCTGCCCCACCTGGTCTTCGAGGGCAACCGGCCCAGCAACACGATCCTGCTCGACGAGCTGACGCCGCGGACGCTCGGCATGCTGATCGCCGCCTACGAGCACAAGATCTTCACCCAGGGCGTGATCTGGCGGATCAACAGCTTCGACCAGTGGGGGGTCGAGCTCGGCAAGGCGCTGGCGGCGCAGGTCCTCGACGAGGAGCGGCGGCTGCTGGCGGGCGAGGACGTCGACCTGTCCCGCCACGACTCGTCCACCGCGGGGCTGCTGCGGGCCTTCGCCGAGAAGGCGGGGCGCTGA
- a CDS encoding VCBS repeat-containing protein, whose product MRGLLACCVVGVGALALGLPAAGEGPRIEVSSDGHEVVVIPAAEREGAVVVDETVPYPAAPDWQNALRVQVGGLQAADVDLDGDVDLVVGCYHSDSYPPYPDWENLIYLNTGSELEASPSWVSADERSTGDIQVALIDGDDYPDVFAANGGFEMAPSVIYFGGPGGPSTTPGWFATDVSWTNYAKPFDVDHDGDIDVVTANQGNSPQDPYRPMYMYVNSAGALATSPSWQSAETSIQNFLDFGDLDGDGWEDLAVSKWTNSFESGVYRNLDGTLATTPMWTTGISDTDKGVGWADVDGNGWQDLALGHDPTLLYTNDAGVLTPTWASAATYFGHSDLRWCDIDRDGDPDLAEVHFSNGQTHIYLNRGGALDAAPSWTYDSSAVGTAVAFGDINGDSLPDLIIGYSGEPSVVVFYNLGAPFPFADGFESGDTSAWSAVVP is encoded by the coding sequence ATGCGCGGGTTGCTTGCGTGTTGCGTGGTTGGCGTCGGCGCGCTGGCGCTCGGTCTGCCGGCGGCCGGCGAGGGGCCTCGGATCGAGGTCTCCTCCGACGGGCACGAGGTGGTGGTGATCCCGGCCGCGGAGCGGGAGGGCGCGGTGGTCGTGGACGAGACCGTTCCCTACCCGGCGGCGCCGGATTGGCAGAACGCGCTGCGGGTCCAGGTCGGCGGGCTGCAGGCCGCCGACGTCGACCTCGACGGCGACGTCGACCTGGTCGTTGGCTGCTACCACTCCGACTCCTACCCGCCCTACCCGGACTGGGAGAACCTGATCTACCTCAACACCGGCAGCGAGCTCGAGGCCAGCCCCTCCTGGGTGTCGGCCGACGAGCGGTCGACCGGCGACATCCAGGTGGCACTCATCGACGGTGACGACTACCCGGATGTGTTCGCCGCCAACGGCGGCTTCGAGATGGCGCCCTCGGTGATCTACTTCGGGGGACCCGGCGGGCCGTCCACGACCCCGGGCTGGTTCGCGACCGATGTGTCGTGGACCAACTACGCCAAGCCCTTCGACGTCGACCACGACGGCGACATCGACGTGGTGACCGCCAACCAGGGCAACTCGCCGCAGGACCCGTACCGGCCGATGTACATGTACGTCAACAGCGCCGGCGCACTGGCGACGAGCCCGTCCTGGCAGTCGGCCGAGACGTCGATCCAGAACTTCCTCGACTTCGGCGATCTCGACGGCGACGGTTGGGAGGACCTGGCGGTATCGAAGTGGACGAACTCCTTCGAAAGCGGCGTCTACCGCAACCTGGACGGGACGTTGGCCACCACGCCGATGTGGACCACCGGCATCTCCGACACGGACAAGGGGGTCGGCTGGGCCGACGTCGACGGCAACGGCTGGCAGGACCTCGCCCTCGGCCACGACCCGACCCTGCTGTACACGAATGACGCTGGGGTGCTGACGCCGACCTGGGCGTCGGCGGCCACCTACTTCGGCCACAGCGACCTGCGCTGGTGCGACATCGACCGGGACGGCGACCCGGACCTCGCGGAGGTCCACTTCTCGAACGGCCAGACCCACATCTACCTCAACCGGGGCGGCGCGCTCGACGCGGCGCCGAGCTGGACCTACGACTCGTCTGCCGTGGGCACGGCCGTGGCGTTCGGCGACATCAACGGCGACTCGCTGCCCGACCTGATCATCGGCTACTCGGGCGAGCCGTCGGTGGTGGTGTTCTACAACCTGGGAGCGCCCTTCCCGTTTGCGGACGGCTTCGAGTCGGGCGACACCAGCGCCTGGAGCGCCGTGGTGCCGTGA
- a CDS encoding four helix bundle protein → MGQRVSSFRDLAAWQRAVELSVAVHRLTESFPRHERFGLAQELRKTSRSVAYNVAEGHQRHTTREYLRFLDIALGSQAELETQLRIAAAVGYLRSEEPKFLLTLCDEVGRLLRGLSKALEHRGAADPRCGGDAPIP, encoded by the coding sequence ATGGGGCAGCGCGTTTCGTCGTTTCGCGATCTTGCCGCGTGGCAGCGGGCGGTCGAGTTGAGCGTTGCCGTCCATCGACTGACCGAGTCGTTTCCTAGGCATGAGCGATTCGGCCTCGCCCAGGAACTGCGGAAGACATCTCGGTCGGTGGCCTACAACGTCGCAGAGGGTCACCAGCGCCACACGACGCGGGAGTATCTGCGCTTCCTCGACATCGCGCTCGGCTCCCAGGCCGAGCTCGAGACACAGCTTCGCATTGCGGCGGCAGTGGGCTACCTGCGGAGTGAAGAGCCGAAGTTCCTGTTGACGCTGTGCGACGAGGTCGGGCGGCTGCTGCGTGGCCTCTCGAAGGCTCTCGAGCACCGAGGCGCCGCCGATCCACGATGCGGCGGCGATGCCCCTATCCCCTAG
- the glk gene encoding glucokinase produces MRILAGDVGGTTTRLALFEGRGARLRKLAEGAYSSREWPSLDGPVAAFLAEAGTGCSRAAFGLPGPVQGGRVRTTNLPWEVEADALAGRLGLDDVVLVNDLEAAAWGVGDLSGDELRVLHPGLPGAAGNAAVVAAGTGLGVAGMFWDGRRHHPFACEGGHAAFAPAGDEERALLRHLEARHGRVSWERVVSGPGLVAIHDFLAAGERSAPATGDVGGDAAAAIAAAAVADPGGAAARAVRLFAGLYGAVAGDVALMMMASGGVWLAGGIAPKLLAVLEEGGFMGRFLAKGRMRPLVEAIPVRVALKADLALWGAARCAQRHRAGRG; encoded by the coding sequence GTGAGGATCCTCGCCGGGGACGTCGGCGGCACCACGACCCGCCTGGCGCTCTTCGAGGGCCGGGGGGCGCGGCTTCGCAAGCTGGCCGAGGGGGCGTACTCGAGCCGCGAGTGGCCGTCGCTCGACGGGCCCGTGGCCGCGTTCCTGGCCGAGGCCGGCACGGGCTGCAGCCGGGCGGCGTTCGGGCTGCCGGGGCCGGTCCAGGGCGGGCGGGTCCGCACCACCAACCTGCCCTGGGAGGTCGAGGCCGACGCGCTCGCCGGGCGCCTCGGGCTTGACGACGTGGTGCTGGTCAACGACCTCGAGGCGGCGGCCTGGGGGGTCGGGGACCTGAGCGGGGACGAGCTCCGCGTGCTCCACCCCGGGCTACCCGGCGCGGCCGGCAACGCGGCCGTGGTCGCGGCCGGCACCGGGCTCGGGGTGGCGGGGATGTTCTGGGACGGCCGGCGCCACCATCCCTTTGCCTGCGAGGGCGGGCATGCGGCCTTCGCGCCCGCCGGCGACGAGGAGCGTGCGTTGCTCCGGCACCTCGAGGCGCGTCACGGCCGGGTGAGCTGGGAGCGCGTGGTGTCGGGGCCCGGCCTGGTCGCCATCCACGACTTCCTCGCTGCGGGGGAGCGCTCCGCGCCGGCGACCGGCGACGTCGGCGGTGACGCCGCGGCTGCGATCGCCGCCGCCGCCGTGGCCGACCCTGGCGGAGCCGCGGCGCGGGCGGTGCGGCTGTTCGCCGGGCTGTACGGAGCGGTCGCCGGCGACGTCGCGCTGATGATGATGGCATCCGGTGGCGTCTGGCTGGCGGGAGGCATCGCCCCGAAGTTGCTGGCGGTGCTCGAGGAAGGTGGCTTCATGGGCCGGTTCCTGGCCAAGGGCAGGATGCGGCCGCTGGTCGAGGCGATCCCGGTGCGGGTGGCGCTGAAGGCCGATCTCGCCCTGTGGGGCGCCGCCCGCTGTGCGCAGCGCCACCGCGCCGGACGCGGCTGA